The window CGCCGTTCCGCTCGGCCGACGCCGAGGCGATGTGGGGCAAGTTCAAGAGCCTCTGGCAATACGTCAACCCGAACTCGACCAGCTATGACTTCATGCAGGAGCCGCTGATGGCCGGCGAGGTCTGGGTCGCGTTCGACCATGTCGCGCGCCTGAAGGATGCGCTGGTGCAGGAGCCTGACAAATATGTGACCTTCCCGGCGCCGGCCGGTCCGAAGGGGCGCGGCTACATGCCGGTCGTCGCAGGGCTCGCCATCCCGAAGGGCGCGCCCGACCGGGCGGGAGCCGTCGCGGTGATCGAGCACCTGACCAAGCCCGAGATCCAGGTGAAGACAGCGGCCGAGGTCGGCTTCTTCCCGGTGGTGAAGGCTGAGTTGCCGGCCGATCTCTCGCCCGGCATCAAGCTGATCGCGGAAGGCGTCGCCAAGACGCAAGGCGCCAAGGACGCGCTGCCGGCGCTGCTGCCGATCGGGCTCGGCGACAAGGGCGGCGAGTTCAACAAGGTCTTCTCCGACAGCTTCCAGCGCATCGTGCTGCGCGGCGAGAACCCGCGCGCCGTGCTCGATGCGCAGGCCGCAGTGCTCAAGGGCCTGATGGAGGCGACCAAGGCGCCGTGCTGGGCGCCCGACAAGGCGAGCGAGGCCGCCTGCCCGGTCGACTGATCGACCTGAGCCACTCCTCCACTGGGCGGCTACTTGGCCGCCCACCTTTTCCGCTCTGTCCGCCAAGCCGCCGGGACCGCCATGAAGCGAACCCAATCGCGAGCCCTCCCCTATCTGCTGTTGGCGCCGTCGCTGGTCTTCCTGACGGCGATCTTCCTGCTGCCGCTGGTGCAGACGATCGCGCTGTCCTTCAGCGAAAGCGGGGTCGCCTCGCTCGGCAATTACCGGCGCATGGTGTCCGACCTGAATTTCGGCCTGGCGCTGTGCAACACCTTCCTGCTCGTCCTCGTCGTGGTGCCGATCCAGCTCGCGCTCGCCCTCGGGATGAGCGTGATGATCGAGAAGATCGGCCGCGGGCGCGATCTCGTGCTCTGGGTCTGGACGATCCCGCTCGGCGTCTCCGATCTTGCCGCCGGCCTGGTCTGGCTCGCGATCCTGCAGGATCGCGGCTATCTCAACAGCGCGCTCTACGGGCTCGGGCTGATCGACGGGCCGACCGCCTGGCTGACCTACGAGACGCCCGGCACGCTCTTCCTCGGCGTCGTCCTCGCCGAGATCTGGCGCGCGACCGCGATCGTACTGGTCATCCTCGTCGCCGGCCTTCAGCTCATCCCGAAGGAATATCGCGAGGCTGCCGAGGTCTTCGGCGCCAGGCCCTGGACGATCTTCCGGCGCATCACCCTGCCGCTGCTCAAGCCCAGCATCCAGACGGCGCTGATCCTTCGCACCGTGCTCGCTTTCGAGGTCTTCGCCGTGGTCTACGCCATCGGCGGCACCAACTTCCCGGTGCTCGTCGGCGAAGCCTACACCTGGCAGAACGCCAACCAGAACACCGGCGTCGCAGCCGCCTATGCGATGCTGATCGTGGTGATCTCGCTCGCCGCGACGGCGATCTACCTGCGGGCGCTGCGCGTGCCGGCGGAGCAGCAGCCATGAGCGGGCTGAAGCGCACTGTCTTCTGGACCGGCGTCGTCGCGCTCTGCGCCTGGGTGCTGGTGCCGATCTGGCTGATCGCGCTGGGTGCCTTCGGCGGCCGCACCGGCGTCTTCCGCTGGCCGAAATCGCTGTGGCCGGCCGACGCCTCCCTCGCCGCCCTGCAGACCTTCCTCGCTGTCGAGGGCGTCTGGCCGGCGATGGTGAACAGCATCATCGCGGCGCTCACCTGCATGGCCCTCTCGATCGGGCTCGGCGCCC is drawn from Bosea sp. Tri-49 and contains these coding sequences:
- a CDS encoding ABC transporter substrate-binding protein: MKSILASGTAVAILLSASFAAAQDVNFLSTQLRPVEEAQKVRQVLLKGVPGKVSYLVEEPPQFDVRMKAEGKAGKRTISVAGALHGELQPLVTSGDLDTVDDLVAKLADRGIPQGLLELGKLGTGKQVYIPWMQATYIMVARKEALASLPAGADVNALTYDQLEAWGKALTEKTGKRLIGFPAGPKGLMPRFYQGYLYPSFTGGVVTPFRSADAEAMWGKFKSLWQYVNPNSTSYDFMQEPLMAGEVWVAFDHVARLKDALVQEPDKYVTFPAPAGPKGRGYMPVVAGLAIPKGAPDRAGAVAVIEHLTKPEIQVKTAAEVGFFPVVKAELPADLSPGIKLIAEGVAKTQGAKDALPALLPIGLGDKGGEFNKVFSDSFQRIVLRGENPRAVLDAQAAVLKGLMEATKAPCWAPDKASEAACPVD
- a CDS encoding carbohydrate ABC transporter permease, translating into MKRTQSRALPYLLLAPSLVFLTAIFLLPLVQTIALSFSESGVASLGNYRRMVSDLNFGLALCNTFLLVLVVVPIQLALALGMSVMIEKIGRGRDLVLWVWTIPLGVSDLAAGLVWLAILQDRGYLNSALYGLGLIDGPTAWLTYETPGTLFLGVVLAEIWRATAIVLVILVAGLQLIPKEYREAAEVFGARPWTIFRRITLPLLKPSIQTALILRTVLAFEVFAVVYAIGGTNFPVLVGEAYTWQNANQNTGVAAAYAMLIVVISLAATAIYLRALRVPAEQQP